A stretch of the Larimichthys crocea isolate SSNF chromosome IX, L_crocea_2.0, whole genome shotgun sequence genome encodes the following:
- the ankrd34ba gene encoding ankyrin repeat domain-containing protein 34B, translating to MEGEGCNPGVAMDSGNPLLKAVFLRRLRLTRLLLEGGAYINESDSQGQTPLMVACRTQHIDAQSASRVKLVQFLLEKGADPNIQDKEGRSALMHACQEQAGTEVVSLLLASGADISLEDQSGTSALVYAVMAGDWKVLKLMLDTCKAKGKEVIIITTDKFPCGKLQAKQYLSIPPLSPLDQTDKTTSAAPASPSEIQLITSPQCSSSTLCPPKPVFSFKEAQSCGVNSHPCSPSRFQRLGQAVPNGLQQPLLRLNSEPWLKIPASLLTQQLPAGGKDLSESEELALLKPDGDNSVNSTGSFRCYEGQLARDKGLEGNGKSECAKHVEQKMSLPGLISSHSASHPNLHSVNLGTDTIASSSSFSSGKTLSTPLHSMASSSLHSIIQRRKLGADIYSSDPQLAVDIQNLPEESQQRTRDLADGKRLAPLRCSSTLGSRESFSGPNRRVLSGFERRGSGAFLLDHNSQVRPRSLPPLTLNSTNNTPLLNVYNLSSSAGSGFCEKEPGLRNFLPSAPPGHPKEMTRRMLLRRHSIQTEQFKTTA from the coding sequence ATGGAGGGCGAAGGCTGTAATCCTGGGGTAGCTATGGATTCAGGTAATCCCTTGCTAAAAGCAGTCTTCCTCCGCCGCTTGCGACTCACACGGCTGCTCCTGGAGGGAGGCGCTTACATCAACGAGAGTGACAGCCAAGGCCAAACACCCCTGATGGTGGCCTGCAGGACCCAACATATCGATGCCCAGAGCGCCAGCAGGGTCAAGCTGGTCCAGTTTCTTCTAGAGAAAGGAGCAGACCCGAACATCCAGGACAAGGAAGGTCGCTCTGCGCTGATGCACGCCTGTCAGGAGCAGGCAGGTACCGAGGTGGTGTCTCTACTCCTGGCCAGTGGAGCCGACATTAGCCTGGAAGATCAGTCCGGGACATCAGCGTTGGTCTACGCAGTCATGGCTGGAGACTGGAAGGTTCTGAAGTTAATGCTGGACACGTGCAAGGCTAAGGGCAAAGAGGTGATTATCATAACGACTGACAAATTCCCATGTGGGAAACTACAAGCCAAGCAGTACCTCAGCATTCCTCCACTTAGTCCTCTTGACCAGACGGACAAAACAACGTCAGCAGCTCCTGCATCTCCTTCTGAAATTCAGCTCATCACTTCCCCCCAGTGCTCCTCCTCTACCCTGTGTCCCCCAAAGCCCGTCTTCTCCTTCAAAGAAGCCCAGTCTTGTGGGGTAAACTCCCATCCATGTTCCCCATCGAGGTTTCAACGACTTGGCCAAGCGGTGCCAAACGGACTGCAGCAGCCCCTCCTGAGGTTGAACTCTGAGCCCTGGCTAAAGATCCCAGCGTCTCTGCTCACCCAGCAGCTTCCGGCGGGCGGCAAAGACCTCAGTGAAAGTGAGGAGCTCGCTCTCTTAAAACCGGATGGGGACAACAGCGTAAATTCAACTGGCAGCTTCAGATGCTATGAAGGACAACTGGCGAGGGACAAAGGACTCGAAGGAAACGGAAAGAGTGAATGTGCCAAACACGTGGAACAAAAGATGTCCTTGCCAGGTCTCATCTCATCCCACTCAGCCTCCCACCCCAACCTCCACTCTGTAAACCTTGGAACGGATACAATCgcctcatcttcctccttttcAAGTGGGAAAACTCTTAGCACTCCACTCCACAGCATGGCCTCATCGAGCCTGCATAGCATAATCCAGAGGCGCAAGCTTGGGGCGGACATCTACAGCTCTGACCCTCAGCTAGCTGTAGACATCCAAAACCTCCCCGAGGAGTCCCAACAAAGAACAAGAGACCTAGCAGATGGCAAGAGGTTGGCGCCCTTACGCTGCTCCAGTACGCTCGGATCCAGGGAGTCATTCTCGGGCCCAAACAGGAGGGTGCTGTCTGGGTTTGAACGCAGAGGGTCTGGAGCCTTCTTGTTGGACCACAACTCCCAGGTCAGGCCAAGATCTCTGCCACCTTTGACCCTCAACTCCACCAACAACACCCCCCTCCTTAATGTTTATAACCTCAGCTCCAGTGCTGGAAGTGGTTTCTGTGAGAAAGAGCCCGGCTTGAGAAATTTCCTTCCCTCTGCACCTCCTGGACACCCCAAAGAGATGACCCGGCGGATGCTGCTGAGGAGACACTCGATCCAGACCGAACAGTTCAAAACCACGGCTTGA